The segment GTCGCAGTCTCAAAAAGCATTGATAAAGCGATAACTGATAACGTTACCGAAGAATGGGTTGGTCAACCAGAAATAACTATTTCTAAACTTGCTCCAGAAAATCCTTTTGAATATCGAGCATTAATGACATTGTTGCCATCTGTTGAACTTGGCGTCTATAAAGATTTAAATTTAGAGCCAGTATCAGTAGTTGTTTCAGATGATGAAGTTGAAAAAATGATTGAACAGTTACGCGATGTTCGTGTTAAAGAAGCGGCTGTTGATCGTGCTTCTGAACATGGTGACAAAGTAATAGCTGATGTAAATTTATTTTTAGATAAAGTTCCGGTTGAAGGTGGTCAAGCAAAAGAAGTGGCAGTGATTCTTGGTAAAGATTATTTTGTGCCTGGTTTTGATGAACAAGTAACAGGAATGAAGGCTGATGAAAGTCGTGAATTTTTTCTAACCTACCCAGCTGACCATCATCAGAAAGGTTTGGCTGGAAAAAAAATTGAGTTTACCGTAAAAGTAAAGCAAGTGTATAGCCGTGAATTACCAATTGTTGATACTGAGTTTGTTTCTGCCTTTGGTTTAAAAGATGTTGACGAGTTAAAGAAAAATATTATTCAAAGCCTAGAAGCTGAAAAAAAATCTGAGGCTGATAATACCTTTGAGCGAACAATGCTTGAAAAAATTATTAGTAATTCTACTTTAGGTGAATTGCCTGATAGTTTAATTATGCAAGAAGCTCGAACCATGATGCATGAACTTGAACATAATGTTACTCGTTCAGGTGGAAAGTTTGAAGACTATCTTTCAAATATTGGTAAGACAACTCAACAATTAATTTCTGATTTTCGACCACAAGCAACTGATCGAGTAAAGGCGGCGCTTGTGTTGCGAGAAATAATTAAAGCTGAGAATATTATAGTAAGTGATAGCGATATTGAAACAGAATTAGATTTGTTAAAAAAGCAATATGGCCATGATCAAAAAGCTATGGAGTCTTTAACTAATCCGGCGTATCGTCGACATCTTTCTACCTTGTTGTTAAATAGAGAGATTTTGAAAAAATTAAAAGATTGGAATACTAAACAATCTCTATGACCGTCCTTGCGCTAAACAAACGGGCCCGGTATGACTATGAGGTGCTCGAAACATTTAGCGCTGGTATTGTGTTAAGCGGAGCAGAAGTAAAATCAGCTAAGGCGGGCCAAGTTAGCCTTAAAGGTAGTTATGTAGTTTTCCATTCTAATGCTCATCATATTGAAGCCTTTGTAATCAACGTTCATATTTCCCCATATAAGTATGCTGTAAAAAAGGAATTATACCTTCCTGATGCTCCACGAAAACTCCTTCTTCGTAGACGAGAAATCAACTATTTATTAGGAAAAAGAGAGGAAAAAGGCTTGACATTAGTGCCCTTAAAACTATATACTGAGAGAAGTCTTGTAAAGCTAGAATTCGCTGTAGCTCGCGGAAAAAAGCGTTTTGATAAGCGAGAAACAGAGAAGCGCCGAGACATAAAACGTCGCTTAAAAGGTATTCGCCAATCTGGCATATTATAGACAGTTCATAGACAAGAAAAGCCGGGGATGCCAGGCTTTGATAATAAGTTTTGCTCATGTATGCAGAAGGTGCTGGTTGCCACCTAAATCCGACCAAACTACAGTTGTAAAAACTGCTACAGCGCAACCAATCTTCTCAATGAAGATCCCGGTTTACGCTACTGTTGCCGCCTAAGAGCCGCAACCATCCGCCCAACAAGCCTACGCGTTGGATCACGGGTGTCATCAGTAGGCTAGGTTAATAGTTGCCGCTTGAGGCTATTAATTTAAATTCCCAAGCTGGTTTTCATCTTTTTTGTTAGATCTTAAGGATGGAAACAAGACAACAGATCTGACTATTTCTGTAGGCGTGCTTGAGTTGACTTGTTAGACAGGGGTTCAACTCCCCTCATCTCCACACAACTAGGTTATAAAGTTGTAAGGTTATAAAGTTTATAAAGTAAGATTCAAACTAACTTTATAACATTATAACTTTATGAACCTTATACTCTATTGTTTGCCGGAGTGGCGGAACTGGTAGACGCGACGGACTTAAAATCCGTTTGTATTAACCTGCAGTGAGGGTTCGAGTCCCTCCTTCGGCACTAAGTTAGTTAAAAGTTATAATGTTATAAAGTTCATAAAGTAAAATACAAATTCACTTTATAACTTTCAACTTTATAACTTTCAACTGCTATATGCGGGTATCGTATAATGGTTATTATATTGCCTTGCCAAGGCAGAGATACGGGTTCGATTCCCGTTACCCGCTCCAAGCTGAGTATAAAGTTATAAAGTTCTTAAAGTTATAAAGCCTGAACAAATAATTACTATATAACATTAAAAACTTTATAACCTTATAACCTTATAACTTTTAACTAATTAGTCATGCGTAGAACACACCGTCGGCCAAAAACCTACGAACCAAAAAAGAAATTTCGTTTTAACTATGGGATTCATGCTCCGATTGTTATTTTAATTGATGAAGAAGGTAATCATCACGGTGAAGTTGAAATTGCTAAAGCGATTGCGATGGCCAAAGAGGCAGAGCTTGATTTAGTTGAAGTTAATCCAACCATTAATCCACCAATGGTGAAGATTATGGATTTTGGTCAGTTTAAATATGAGTTAGATAAAAAAGCCCAAAAACAAAAAACACACCATAAAAAAGTTGATACTAAGGGGATTCGACTTTCAATTCGAATTGGTGAGCATGATTTAGGTGTTCGTCGAGAACAAGCCAAAAAATTCTTGGCCAAAGGTAATAAATTACGCATTGAATTGCCATTACGAGGTCGTGAACGACAGCACCCTGAATTAGCACGGGAAGTAATTAATAAATTTGTCGCTACTTTGGAAGCAGATCCAGAAGTATCAATAGCTGTAGAGGAAAGCTTGACAAGCCAAGGGGGAAAGTTTACTATGTTATTGACTAGCAAAAAACCTTAAATTTTGCCTAAGATAATAGAAATTTTGACGATATGCCAAAGATTAAAACACACAAAGCAACAGCCAAGCGTTTTA is part of the Candidatus Falkowbacteria bacterium genome and harbors:
- the tig gene encoding trigger factor — protein: MKVERKNISENRIELIIEVSAEEMVDYCKIAAQTISENTKIEGFRPGKAPYDIVKARVGDMVILEEASRVAVSKSIDKAITDNVTEEWVGQPEITISKLAPENPFEYRALMTLLPSVELGVYKDLNLEPVSVVVSDDEVEKMIEQLRDVRVKEAAVDRASEHGDKVIADVNLFLDKVPVEGGQAKEVAVILGKDYFVPGFDEQVTGMKADESREFFLTYPADHHQKGLAGKKIEFTVKVKQVYSRELPIVDTEFVSAFGLKDVDELKKNIIQSLEAEKKSEADNTFERTMLEKIISNSTLGELPDSLIMQEARTMMHELEHNVTRSGGKFEDYLSNIGKTTQQLISDFRPQATDRVKAALVLREIIKAENIIVSDSDIETELDLLKKQYGHDQKAMESLTNPAYRRHLSTLLLNREILKKLKDWNTKQSL
- the infC gene encoding translation initiation factor IF-3, whose product is MRRTHRRPKTYEPKKKFRFNYGIHAPIVILIDEEGNHHGEVEIAKAIAMAKEAELDLVEVNPTINPPMVKIMDFGQFKYELDKKAQKQKTHHKKVDTKGIRLSIRIGEHDLGVRREQAKKFLAKGNKLRIELPLRGRERQHPELAREVINKFVATLEADPEVSIAVEESLTSQGGKFTMLLTSKKP
- the smpB gene encoding SsrA-binding protein SmpB, encoding MTVLALNKRARYDYEVLETFSAGIVLSGAEVKSAKAGQVSLKGSYVVFHSNAHHIEAFVINVHISPYKYAVKKELYLPDAPRKLLLRRREINYLLGKREEKGLTLVPLKLYTERSLVKLEFAVARGKKRFDKRETEKRRDIKRRLKGIRQSGIL